The DNA window GAGGTTTTTGAAAAAAGATGTATTTTTCTTTCCAAAAAGGCTGACGACGCCGTAAATTCCGACAAGCAGGGTCGCCAGTGAGGACGTCAAAGCGTGAAGCCATGAAGGCCCGAATCTCAATCCCATGGCTCCGAATGGATTTTCGACGTAAACTATGTTGAAATATGTTCCCAAGACGTGAATGGGATCAGGATTGCCGGCGAATCTGTTCTGTATCAATTGCTTGGTGAACTGGTCGGCGGCGAGTATTACCGCAAACATGGATAAAACTATGATTTTCTGTCTTGTGCTGTTAGTGATGTTGACCTCCTGAAAATTTTT is part of the candidate division WOR-3 bacterium genome and encodes:
- a CDS encoding signal peptidase II: MTPETEYSAKNFQEVNITNSTRQKIIVLSMFAVILAADQFTKQLIQNRFAGNPDPIHVLGTYFNIVYVENPFGAMGLRFGPSWLHALTSSLATLLVGIYGVVSLFGKKNTSFFKNLGLFMVFAGAVGNLADKIMRSGGVIDFIDIGIGRHRFWAFNVADAAISVGAVLWIIFSTFKTKEVE